One window of Nicotiana tomentosiformis chromosome 11, ASM39032v3, whole genome shotgun sequence genomic DNA carries:
- the LOC138901454 gene encoding uncharacterized protein has product MEGVELASYRLKGMAYSWFELWEESREKGSPPTRWSEFTDAFMDHFLPAENKVACAAEFASLKQGSMNVWGVSYGVCAPIQVCYSHVAHYGARVRRFVQGLRPLVINDASTGALNSDMNYGKIVAFAHATETRKLKNRMERRSSSKARSVGLFGGSFSGSGGRSAFKGGSSGPS; this is encoded by the coding sequence atggaGGGAGTAGAATTGGCCTCATACCGCCTGAAAGGgatggcctattcttggtttgagttgtgggaggaatcccgtgagaaGGGAAGCCCTCCGACAAGGTGGAgcgagttcacagatgcctttatggatcatttcttgcctgccgaaaaTAAGGTAGCCTGTGCCGCTGAGTTTGCAAGcttgaagcagggtagtatgaatgtgtggggagtatcatatggagtttgcgcacctatccaagtatgctattcacatgttgcccactatggagctagagtgcgccggtttgtacagggccttagacccttggttatcaatgacgCCTCTACAggtgccttgaattctgatatgaactatggtaagatagTGGCATTTGCTCatgccacagagacccgcaaattgaagaatagaatggagcgtcggagtagcagcaaggcccggtccgtggGCCTCTTTGGTGGTTCTTTCAGTGgtagtggtggtaggtcggcattcaagggagggtcatcaggaccatcctAA
- the LOC138901453 gene encoding uncharacterized protein, with the protein MGRGATQPANSAATTSTAPSARRTLAPAGRGAARGGAQNSGGPNRFYAMQRHRESETSPDVVTGILSIQSHYVYAPIDPGSTLSYVTPYVAMEFGIEPEQLHESFSVSTPVGQSILAARVYMDCVVTLRGRDTVADLIELRMVGFDMIMGMDWLYSYFAKLDCRTRTVRFEFPNEPVIQWKDDNVVPKVCIDDIRVYTQSREGHADHLKIVLQTLYQHKLYEKFSKCEFWLELVTFLGHVVSSEGIKLDPRKIAAVKNWPRPTSPIEIRSFLGLDG; encoded by the exons ATGGGCAGAGGTGCGACACagccagctaattctgcagctactacatccacagcacctTCAGCTCGACGTACCCTAGCAcctgcagggcgtggtgcagctagaggtggtgcacagaattcgggaggacccaacagattttatgctatgcagaGGCATCGGGAATCAGagacttctccagatgttgtcacaggtatattatcTATCCAATCCCATTATGTATATGCTcctattgatcccggttccactttgtcatatgtcactccttatgttgctatggaatttgggatagaaccagaacaacttcatgagtcgttctctgtatctactccggttggtcaGTCTATTTTGGCTGCGCGGGTTTAtatggattgtgttgtcacgctACGTGGCCGAGACACCGTGGCTGATCTTATTGAATTAAGAATGGTCGGTTTTGatatgataatggggatggattggctttattcatattttgccaagcttgattgccgaaccagaactgttaggttcgaatttccaaatgagccagttattcaGTGGAAGGATGAtaatgtagtgccgaagg tgtgcATTGACGATATTCGTGTATATACACAAAGTCGAGAAggccatgccgatcatctcaagatagttctacaaaccctatatcagcacaagttatatgaaaagttttcaaagtgtgaattttggcttgaattggtcacattcttgggtcatgttgtctctagtgaagggattaagcTTGATCCTCGGaaaattgcagctgtgaagaattggccaaggcctacatctccaatagagattcgcagtttcttaggcttagatGGATaa